Proteins from a single region of Streptomyces vinaceus:
- a CDS encoding MFS transporter, whose amino-acid sequence MPELSRRRRMLVLAICCMSLLIVSLDVTVLNVALPSMRRELHASVSGMQWTIDAYTLVLASLLMLAGSTADRIGRRRVFTAGLVLFTAGSLLCSLAPTLEWLIAFRMVQAVGGSMLNPVAMSIITNTFTDPRERARAIGAWGAVVGISMAVGPLIGGLLVESVGWRSIFWINLPVGLLALALTLRFVPESRAAHPRRPDPVGQLLVMALLGSVTYGIIEAPSAGWDSPVIFGCAALAVASLTGLLVYEPRRAEPLIDPRFFRSAPLSGATVIAIGAFAALSGFLFLNTLYLQDVRGLSALDAGLYMLPMALMTFLCAPLSGRLVGNRGPRPSLLIAGTAMAASGVLFAAFSAETSTPLLFTAYVLFGLGFGMVNAPITNTAVSGMPRAQAGVAAAVASTSRQTGGTLGVAVIGAVLAAGTAGGAGFIEATRPAWWIITGCGLLALVVGAATSGRWAMGTAERTARALERTAAAPSRTAAPPRG is encoded by the coding sequence ATGCCGGAGTTGAGCCGCCGACGGCGGATGCTGGTGCTGGCGATCTGCTGCATGAGCCTGCTCATCGTCAGCCTCGACGTGACCGTCCTGAACGTCGCCCTGCCCTCGATGCGCCGCGAGCTGCACGCCTCCGTCTCCGGCATGCAGTGGACGATCGACGCGTACACGCTGGTCCTGGCCTCGCTGCTGATGCTGGCGGGGTCCACCGCGGACCGGATCGGGCGCCGCAGGGTCTTCACCGCCGGCCTGGTGCTCTTCACGGCGGGCTCACTGCTCTGCTCGCTGGCGCCGACCCTGGAATGGCTGATCGCCTTCCGGATGGTCCAGGCCGTGGGCGGCTCGATGCTCAACCCGGTCGCCATGTCGATCATCACCAACACCTTCACCGATCCGCGCGAGCGGGCCCGCGCCATCGGCGCCTGGGGCGCGGTGGTGGGCATATCCATGGCCGTGGGCCCGCTGATCGGCGGGCTGCTGGTGGAATCCGTCGGCTGGCGCTCCATCTTCTGGATCAACCTCCCGGTCGGGCTGCTTGCGCTGGCGCTGACCCTGCGGTTCGTCCCCGAGTCGCGGGCCGCGCACCCGCGCCGCCCGGACCCGGTGGGCCAGCTCCTGGTCATGGCCCTGCTCGGCTCCGTGACGTACGGGATCATCGAGGCGCCGAGCGCGGGCTGGGACTCCCCGGTCATCTTCGGCTGCGCGGCCCTCGCCGTGGCCTCGCTCACGGGCCTGCTGGTCTACGAGCCGCGGCGGGCGGAGCCTTTGATCGACCCGCGGTTCTTCCGGAGCGCCCCCCTCAGCGGCGCGACGGTGATCGCGATCGGCGCCTTCGCCGCGCTGTCCGGGTTCCTCTTCCTGAACACCCTGTACCTGCAGGACGTACGGGGGCTCAGCGCACTCGACGCCGGGCTCTACATGCTGCCGATGGCCTTGATGACCTTCCTGTGCGCGCCGCTGTCGGGCCGGCTGGTCGGCAACCGGGGGCCGCGGCCGTCGCTGCTGATCGCGGGGACGGCGATGGCGGCGAGCGGGGTGCTGTTCGCCGCGTTCTCGGCGGAGACCTCGACGCCGCTGCTGTTCACCGCGTACGTGCTGTTCGGGCTCGGGTTCGGCATGGTGAACGCGCCCATCACCAACACGGCGGTCTCCGGGATGCCCCGGGCCCAGGCGGGGGTGGCGGCCGCGGTCGCCTCGACCAGCAGGCAGACCGGCGGCACGCTGGGCGTGGCCGTGATCGGCGCGGTGCTGGCGGCGGGGACGGCGGGCGGGGCCGGTTTCATCGAGGCGACGCGGCCGGCCTGGTGGATCATCACGGGCTGCGGACTGCTCGCGCTCGTGGTGGGCGCCGCGACCAGCGGCCGATGGGCCATGGGGACGGCGGAGCGGACGGCGCGCGCCCTGGAGCGCACGGCGGCGGCGCCCTCGCGAACGGCGGCTCCGCCGCGGGGCTGA
- a CDS encoding DoxX family protein codes for MFIAYAVVAGLLALVLAASATFTLRRNEAIVTNMRKVQVPDSWLPGLAALKAAGATGLVAGLWVTPLGVAAAIGVTLYFVGAVISHLRVKDFELAPAAVLALVAAAALVLRVAA; via the coding sequence ATGTTCATTGCCTACGCCGTCGTCGCCGGCCTGCTCGCCCTCGTCCTGGCCGCATCGGCCACCTTCACGCTCCGGCGGAACGAGGCGATCGTGACGAACATGCGGAAGGTCCAGGTCCCGGACTCCTGGCTGCCGGGGCTGGCCGCCCTGAAGGCGGCGGGCGCGACAGGCCTGGTCGCAGGCCTGTGGGTGACTCCGCTGGGCGTGGCCGCCGCGATCGGCGTGACGCTCTACTTCGTCGGCGCGGTCATCAGCCACCTGCGCGTCAAGGACTTCGAACTGGCCCCGGCGGCCGTCCTCGCCCTGGTCGCGGCGGCGGCACTGGTCCTCCGTGTGGCGGCGTAG
- a CDS encoding TetR family transcriptional regulator produces the protein MSPAAAEPLTPERILETTEEVLRRFGPTKATVVDVARALGVSHGSVYRHFPSKAALREAVTDRWLAKSVVRLDKIASAPEGTAPSKLEAWLEALFEAKRHKAGDDPELFATYTVLLAENSDVVDQHLNQLIEQLGRIIAEGVEEGSLSASDVPAAARAVFDATGRFHDPQYAAEWLKPTIVTEFEAVTALVIRGLRA, from the coding sequence ATGTCCCCCGCCGCTGCCGAGCCCCTGACACCCGAGCGCATCCTCGAAACCACCGAGGAGGTACTGCGCCGCTTCGGCCCCACCAAGGCCACCGTGGTGGACGTGGCCCGAGCCCTGGGCGTCAGCCACGGCAGCGTGTACCGGCACTTCCCGTCGAAGGCGGCGCTGCGCGAGGCCGTCACGGACCGCTGGCTCGCCAAGAGCGTCGTCCGCCTGGACAAGATCGCCTCGGCCCCCGAGGGCACCGCTCCCTCGAAGCTGGAGGCCTGGCTGGAGGCGCTGTTCGAGGCCAAGCGGCACAAGGCGGGCGACGACCCGGAGCTGTTCGCGACGTACACGGTGCTGCTCGCCGAGAACAGCGACGTGGTGGACCAGCATCTGAACCAGCTGATCGAGCAGCTGGGCCGGATCATCGCCGAGGGGGTCGAGGAGGGTTCGCTCAGTGCGTCCGACGTACCGGCCGCCGCCCGGGCGGTGTTCGACGCCACCGGCCGTTTCCATGATCCGCAGTACGCGGCGGAGTGGCTCAAGCCCACGATCGTCACGGAGTTCGAGGCGGTCACCGCGCTGGTGATCAGGGGCCTGCGCGCCTGA
- the ppdK gene encoding pyruvate, phosphate dikinase, which translates to MSENKDQKFVYDFTEGNRDLKDLLGGKGANLAEMTNLGLPVPPGFTITTEACKVYLASGEAPAALRDEVSAHLAALEAKMGKKLGQSDDPLLVSVRSGAKFSMPGMMDTVLNIGLSDESVAGLAAQAGNERFAWDSYRRLIQMFGKTVLGVDGELFEEALDEAKAAKKVAVDTDLDAADLKKLVTRFKKIVAKQAGREFPQEAREQLDLAVEAVFNSWNTDRAKLYRRQERIPSDLGTAVNICSMVFGNLGPDSGTGVAFTRDPASGHAGVYGDYLQNAQGEDVVAGIRNTVPLADLESIDKASYDQLMTIMTTLETHYKDLCDIEFTIERGQLWMLQTRVGKRTAGAAFRIATQLVDQGLIDEAEALQRVNGAQLAQLMFPRFDEGASTELLGRGIAASPGAAVGKAVFDSYTAVKWSRSGEKVILIRRETNPDDLDGMIAAEGILTSRGGKTSHAAVVARGMGKTCVCGAEDLEVDTKRRRMTVGGKVIEEGDVVSIDGSTGKVYLGEVPVVPSPVVEYFEGRMHAGADDADELVQAVHRIMAYADRVRRLRVRANADNAEDALRARRFGAQGIGLCRTEHMFLGERRELVEHLILADTDKEREEALSALLPLQKKDFVELFEAMDGLPVTVRLLDPPLHEFLPDITELSVRVALAEARKDANENDLRLLQAVHKLHEQNPMLGLRGVRLGLVIPGLFAMQVRAIAEAAAERKNAKGDPRAEIMVPLVGTVQELEIVREEADAVIAEVEAATGTSLKLSIGTMIELPRAALTAGQIAEAAQFFSFGTNDLTQTVWGFSRDDVEASFFTAYLEKGIFGVSPFETIDKDGVGALVRSAAQAGRETRPDLKLGVCGEHGGDPESVHFFHEVGLDYVSCSPFRIPVARLEAGRAAAESKGSDSR; encoded by the coding sequence GTGTCGGAAAACAAAGATCAGAAGTTCGTCTACGACTTCACCGAGGGAAACCGCGACCTCAAGGACCTTCTCGGCGGCAAGGGGGCCAACCTCGCCGAGATGACCAACCTGGGTCTGCCGGTCCCTCCCGGCTTCACCATCACCACCGAGGCCTGCAAGGTCTACCTCGCCAGCGGGGAGGCACCGGCCGCGCTGCGCGACGAGGTCAGCGCCCACCTGGCTGCGCTTGAGGCGAAGATGGGCAAGAAGCTCGGCCAGTCGGACGACCCGCTGCTGGTCTCCGTGCGTTCCGGCGCCAAGTTCTCCATGCCGGGCATGATGGACACGGTCCTCAACATCGGCCTCTCCGACGAGTCCGTCGCCGGCCTCGCCGCCCAGGCCGGCAACGAGCGCTTCGCGTGGGACTCGTACCGCCGCCTCATCCAGATGTTCGGCAAGACCGTCCTCGGCGTCGACGGCGAGCTCTTCGAAGAGGCCCTCGACGAGGCCAAGGCCGCCAAGAAGGTCGCCGTCGACACCGACCTCGACGCCGCCGACCTCAAGAAGCTGGTCACCCGCTTCAAGAAGATCGTCGCCAAGCAGGCCGGCCGCGAGTTCCCGCAGGAGGCCCGCGAGCAGCTCGACCTCGCCGTCGAGGCGGTCTTCAACTCCTGGAACACCGACCGCGCCAAGCTCTACCGCCGCCAGGAGCGCATCCCGAGCGACCTGGGCACCGCGGTCAACATCTGCTCCATGGTCTTCGGCAACCTCGGCCCCGACTCCGGCACCGGCGTCGCCTTCACCCGCGACCCGGCCAGCGGCCACGCGGGCGTCTACGGCGACTACCTGCAGAACGCCCAGGGCGAGGACGTCGTCGCGGGCATCCGCAACACCGTCCCGCTGGCGGACCTGGAGTCGATCGACAAGGCGTCGTACGACCAGCTCATGACGATCATGACCACGCTGGAGACCCACTACAAGGATCTCTGCGACATCGAGTTCACGATCGAGCGCGGCCAGCTGTGGATGCTGCAGACCCGAGTCGGCAAGCGCACCGCCGGCGCCGCCTTCCGCATCGCCACCCAGCTCGTGGACCAGGGCCTCATCGACGAGGCCGAGGCCCTCCAGCGCGTCAACGGCGCCCAGCTCGCGCAGCTGATGTTCCCGCGCTTCGACGAGGGCGCCAGCACCGAGCTGCTCGGCCGCGGCATCGCCGCCTCCCCGGGCGCGGCCGTCGGCAAGGCCGTCTTCGACTCGTACACGGCCGTCAAGTGGTCGCGCTCCGGCGAGAAGGTCATCCTGATCCGCCGCGAGACCAACCCGGACGACCTGGACGGCATGATCGCCGCCGAGGGCATCCTGACCTCGCGCGGCGGCAAGACCTCGCACGCCGCTGTCGTCGCCCGCGGCATGGGCAAGACCTGCGTCTGCGGTGCCGAGGACCTCGAAGTCGACACCAAGCGCCGCCGCATGACGGTCGGCGGCAAGGTGATCGAGGAGGGCGACGTCGTCTCCATCGACGGCTCCACCGGCAAGGTCTACCTCGGCGAGGTACCCGTCGTACCCTCCCCGGTCGTCGAGTACTTCGAGGGCCGCATGCACGCCGGCGCCGACGACGCCGACGAGCTCGTCCAGGCCGTCCACCGGATCATGGCCTACGCGGACCGCGTCCGCCGGCTGCGGGTGCGCGCCAACGCCGACAACGCCGAGGACGCGCTGCGCGCCCGCCGCTTCGGCGCCCAGGGCATCGGCCTGTGCCGCACCGAGCACATGTTCCTCGGCGAGCGCCGCGAGCTGGTGGAGCACCTGATCCTCGCGGACACCGACAAGGAGCGCGAGGAGGCACTGAGTGCCCTCCTGCCGCTCCAGAAGAAGGACTTCGTCGAGCTGTTCGAGGCGATGGACGGGCTGCCCGTCACCGTCCGCCTCCTCGACCCGCCGCTGCACGAGTTCCTGCCCGACATCACCGAGCTGTCGGTGCGCGTCGCCCTCGCCGAGGCCCGCAAGGACGCCAACGAGAACGACCTGCGCCTGCTCCAGGCCGTGCACAAGCTGCACGAGCAGAACCCGATGCTGGGTCTGCGCGGTGTCCGCCTCGGCCTGGTCATCCCCGGCCTGTTCGCCATGCAGGTCCGGGCGATCGCCGAGGCCGCGGCCGAGCGCAAGAACGCCAAGGGCGACCCGCGCGCCGAGATCATGGTCCCGCTCGTGGGCACCGTCCAGGAGCTGGAGATCGTCCGCGAGGAGGCCGACGCGGTCATCGCCGAGGTCGAGGCCGCCACCGGCACCAGCCTCAAGCTCTCCATCGGCACCATGATCGAGCTGCCCCGCGCCGCCCTCACGGCCGGGCAGATCGCCGAGGCCGCGCAGTTCTTCTCCTTCGGTACGAACGACCTGACCCAGACGGTGTGGGGCTTCTCCCGCGACGACGTCGAGGCCAGCTTCTTCACCGCGTACCTGGAGAAGGGCATCTTCGGGGTCTCGCCGTTCGAGACCATCGACAAGGACGGCGTCGGCGCGCTGGTCCGCAGCGCGGCCCAGGCCGGCCGGGAGACCCGCCCCGACCTCAAGCTCGGCGTCTGCGGCGAGCACGGCGGCGACCCCGAGTCCGTCCACTTCTTCCACGAGGTCGGCCTCGACTACGTCTCCTGCTCGCCGTTCCGGATCCCGGTGGCGCGCCTGGAGGCCGGCCGTGCCGCCGCCGAGTCGAAGGGCAGCGACAGCCGCTGA
- the dusB gene encoding tRNA dihydrouridine synthase DusB yields MTTLPPPLAIGPHTVQPPVVLAPMAGITNAPFRTLCREFSGGKGLFVSEMITTRALVERNEKTMQLIHFDETEKPRSIQLYGVDPGTVGKAVRMIVEEDRADHIDLNFGCPVPKVTRKGGGSALPYKRNLLRAILREAVAGAGDLPVTMKMRKGINDEHLTYLDAGRIAVEEGVTAIALHGRTTAQHYGGTADWEAIARLKEHVPEIPVLGNGDIWCAEDALRMVRETGCDGVVVGRGCLGRPWLFNDLVAAFEGRPEDFHKPTLREVAATMHRHAQLLGEWIGDETRGVIDFRKHVAWYLKGFSVGSEMRKKLAVTSSLAELNAHLSELDLDQPWPESADGPRGRTSGNNRVVLPDGWLKDPYDCAGVSEDAELDTSGG; encoded by the coding sequence ATGACCACGCTCCCTCCGCCGCTCGCGATCGGCCCGCACACCGTGCAGCCCCCCGTGGTGCTCGCCCCCATGGCCGGCATCACCAACGCCCCGTTCCGCACCCTCTGCCGGGAGTTCAGCGGCGGCAAGGGGTTGTTCGTGAGCGAGATGATCACGACACGCGCCCTGGTCGAGCGCAACGAGAAGACCATGCAGCTGATCCACTTCGACGAGACCGAGAAGCCGCGCTCGATCCAGCTGTACGGAGTCGACCCGGGGACGGTCGGCAAGGCGGTCCGCATGATCGTCGAAGAGGACCGCGCCGACCACATCGACCTCAACTTCGGCTGCCCCGTCCCCAAGGTGACCCGCAAGGGCGGCGGCTCCGCCCTCCCGTACAAGCGGAACCTGCTGCGCGCGATCCTGCGCGAGGCCGTCGCGGGCGCGGGCGACCTGCCGGTCACGATGAAGATGCGCAAGGGCATCAACGACGAGCACCTCACCTACCTGGACGCCGGCCGGATCGCCGTCGAGGAGGGCGTCACCGCCATCGCCCTGCACGGGCGCACCACCGCCCAGCACTACGGCGGCACCGCGGACTGGGAGGCCATCGCGCGGCTCAAGGAGCACGTGCCGGAGATCCCCGTGCTCGGAAACGGCGACATCTGGTGCGCCGAGGACGCGCTGCGGATGGTGCGCGAGACCGGCTGCGACGGCGTGGTCGTGGGGCGCGGCTGCCTGGGCCGCCCGTGGCTGTTCAACGACCTGGTCGCGGCCTTCGAGGGGCGGCCCGAGGACTTCCACAAGCCGACGCTGCGCGAGGTCGCCGCCACCATGCACCGGCACGCCCAGTTGCTGGGGGAGTGGATCGGCGACGAGACGCGCGGGGTGATCGACTTCCGTAAGCACGTGGCCTGGTACCTCAAGGGCTTCTCGGTCGGTTCCGAGATGCGGAAGAAGCTCGCGGTCACCTCGTCGCTGGCCGAGCTGAACGCTCATCTGAGCGAGCTGGACCTGGACCAGCCGTGGCCCGAGAGCGCGGACGGCCCGCGTGGCCGGACGTCCGGAAACAACCGGGTTGTCCTCCCGGATGGCTGGCTGAAGGATCCGTACGACTGTGCGGGCGTGAGTGAGGACGCGGAACTGGACACGTCCGGGGGCTGA
- a CDS encoding aldo/keto reductase, whose protein sequence is MTTNQNTRALGSTGPSVFPLGLGCMGMSALYGEADRTESVATIHAYLDAVPEGASALLDTGDFYGMGHNEMLIGEALRSAPAAAAERALISVKFGALRTVEGGFTGYDGRPEAVRNFLAYSLQRLGRDHIDVYRIARVDPDVPIEETVGAIAEAVQAGHVRHIGLSEVGADTLRRAAAVAPISDLQIEYSLISRGIEAEILPTARELGIGVTAYGVLSRGLISGHFSRDRKLAPGDFRGMSPRFQGENLQRNLDLVDALRKVAEDKGVSVAQTAIAWVLSRGEDIVPLVGARRRDRLAEALGAMTVELTAADLAAVEEAVPAGAAAGERYPEAQMAHLDSEH, encoded by the coding sequence ATGACCACGAACCAGAACACCCGCGCCCTCGGCTCGACCGGCCCTTCCGTCTTCCCACTGGGGCTGGGCTGCATGGGCATGTCCGCGCTGTACGGAGAGGCCGACCGCACCGAGTCCGTCGCGACCATCCACGCCTATCTGGACGCCGTCCCCGAGGGCGCGAGCGCGCTGCTCGACACCGGCGACTTCTACGGCATGGGGCACAACGAGATGCTGATCGGCGAAGCGCTGCGCTCCGCGCCGGCCGCGGCTGCGGAGCGGGCGCTGATCAGCGTGAAGTTCGGCGCGCTGCGCACCGTCGAGGGCGGGTTCACCGGCTATGACGGCCGCCCCGAGGCCGTCAGGAATTTCCTGGCCTATTCGCTCCAGCGCCTGGGCCGGGACCACATCGACGTCTACCGGATCGCCCGGGTCGATCCGGACGTCCCGATCGAGGAGACCGTCGGGGCCATCGCCGAGGCCGTCCAGGCCGGGCACGTCCGGCACATCGGCCTCTCCGAGGTCGGCGCGGACACCCTGCGCCGGGCCGCCGCGGTGGCACCGATCTCGGACCTCCAGATCGAGTACTCGCTCATCTCCCGCGGCATCGAGGCGGAGATCCTGCCGACCGCCCGCGAGCTGGGCATCGGGGTCACGGCGTACGGGGTGCTGAGCCGCGGCCTGATCAGCGGGCACTTCAGCCGTGACCGGAAGCTGGCGCCGGGCGACTTCCGCGGGATGAGCCCGCGCTTCCAGGGGGAGAACCTCCAGCGCAATCTCGACTTGGTCGACGCCCTGCGCAAGGTCGCGGAGGACAAGGGCGTCAGCGTCGCCCAGACCGCCATCGCCTGGGTGCTCTCGCGCGGGGAGGACATCGTGCCGCTGGTGGGCGCCCGCCGGCGGGACAGACTGGCCGAGGCACTGGGTGCCATGACCGTGGAGCTGACGGCCGCGGACCTGGCGGCCGTCGAGGAGGCCGTTCCGGCGGGAGCCGCGGCCGGCGAGCGGTATCCGGAAGCGCAGATGGCCCACCTCGACAGTGAGCACTGA
- a CDS encoding glycine--tRNA ligase: MAADKIETIVSLSKRRGFVFPCSDIYGGSRAAWDYGPLGVELKENIKRQWWKAMVTGREDVVGLDSSVILAPEVWVASGHVATFSDPLTECTSCHKRHRADHLEEAYEAKHGRLPANGLADINCPNCGVKGQFTEPKQFSGMLETHLGPTQDTGSKAYLRPETAQGIFTNFAHVQTTARKKPPFGIAQMGKSFRNEITPGNFIFRTREFEQMEMEFFVKPGEDEQWQEYWMQERWNWYRDLGIREENIRWYEHPKEKLSHYSKRTADIEYRFNFGGSEFSELEGVANRTDFDLKAHSAASGQDLVYFDQETKEKYTPYVIEPAAGVNRAMLAFMLDAYVEDEAPNAKGVMEKRTVMRFDPRLAPIKVAVLPLSRNAQLSPKAKGLAADLRKFWNIEFDDAGAIGRRYRRQDEIGTPFCVTVDFDTLDDNAVTVRERDTMKQERVSLDQIQSYLGSRLLGC; this comes from the coding sequence GTGGCCGCCGACAAGATCGAAACCATCGTCAGCCTGAGCAAGCGCCGTGGCTTCGTTTTCCCGTGCAGTGACATCTACGGCGGCTCCAGGGCTGCCTGGGACTACGGTCCGCTGGGTGTCGAACTCAAGGAGAACATCAAGCGCCAGTGGTGGAAGGCCATGGTCACCGGGCGCGAGGACGTCGTCGGCCTCGACTCTTCCGTGATCCTGGCCCCCGAGGTCTGGGTGGCCTCCGGCCACGTCGCGACCTTCTCGGACCCGCTGACCGAGTGCACCTCCTGTCACAAGCGCCACCGCGCCGACCACCTGGAGGAGGCCTACGAGGCCAAGCACGGCCGCCTCCCCGCCAACGGCCTCGCCGACATCAACTGCCCCAACTGCGGTGTGAAGGGCCAGTTCACCGAGCCGAAGCAGTTCTCCGGCATGCTGGAGACCCACCTCGGCCCGACCCAGGACACCGGCTCCAAGGCGTACCTGCGCCCCGAGACCGCTCAGGGCATCTTCACCAACTTCGCCCACGTGCAGACCACCGCGCGCAAGAAGCCCCCGTTCGGCATCGCGCAGATGGGCAAGTCGTTCCGCAACGAGATCACGCCGGGCAACTTCATCTTCCGCACGCGCGAGTTCGAGCAGATGGAGATGGAGTTCTTCGTCAAGCCGGGCGAGGACGAGCAGTGGCAGGAGTACTGGATGCAGGAGCGGTGGAACTGGTACCGCGACCTCGGCATCCGCGAGGAGAACATCCGCTGGTACGAGCACCCGAAGGAGAAGCTGTCCCACTACTCGAAGCGCACCGCCGACATCGAGTACCGCTTCAACTTCGGTGGCAGTGAGTTCTCCGAGCTCGAAGGCGTCGCCAACCGCACGGACTTCGACCTCAAGGCCCACTCCGCCGCCTCCGGCCAGGACCTCGTGTACTTCGACCAGGAGACCAAGGAGAAGTACACCCCGTACGTCATCGAGCCGGCGGCCGGTGTGAACCGCGCGATGCTCGCCTTCATGCTCGACGCGTACGTCGAGGACGAGGCCCCGAACGCCAAGGGCGTCATGGAGAAGCGCACCGTGATGCGCTTCGACCCGCGCCTGGCCCCGATCAAGGTCGCCGTCCTGCCGCTGTCCCGCAACGCGCAGCTGTCGCCGAAGGCCAAGGGCCTCGCCGCCGACCTGCGCAAGTTCTGGAACATCGAGTTCGACGACGCGGGCGCCATCGGCCGCCGCTACCGCCGCCAGGACGAGATCGGTACGCCGTTCTGCGTCACCGTCGACTTCGACACCCTGGACGACAACGCGGTGACCGTGCGCGAGCGCGACACCATGAAGCAGGAGCGCGTCTCCCTGGACCAGATCCAGAGCTACCTCGGCAGCCGCCTGCTCGGCTGCTAG
- a CDS encoding MarR family winged helix-turn-helix transcriptional regulator, which yields MTAAQESPHPPQRLGLLLAWHGSITETLMKKALSTAGLSPRHAMTLMHLEEGPLGQRALAERLEVDPSVLVGILNDLEGEGLAVRRRDPADRRRHNVAITDAGSTALAKTNAALDEVELSLFSAFSRADQEALRALLGRIDSNPDHFTCGE from the coding sequence ATGACGGCAGCTCAGGAATCCCCGCACCCCCCGCAGCGCCTGGGCCTGCTCCTGGCCTGGCACGGCTCGATCACCGAGACGCTCATGAAGAAGGCGCTCAGCACGGCCGGACTCAGCCCGCGGCACGCGATGACGCTGATGCACCTGGAGGAAGGCCCCCTCGGCCAGCGGGCGCTCGCCGAGCGGCTGGAGGTGGATCCGAGCGTGCTGGTCGGCATCCTCAACGACCTGGAGGGCGAGGGCCTGGCCGTCCGCCGACGGGACCCGGCCGACCGCCGCCGCCACAACGTGGCCATCACCGACGCCGGATCGACCGCCCTCGCCAAGACCAACGCGGCCCTCGACGAGGTCGAACTCTCGCTCTTCTCGGCGTTCTCGCGAGCCGACCAGGAGGCGCTGCGCGCCCTGCTGGGCCGGATCGACTCGAACCCCGACCACTTCACCTGCGGGGAGTAG
- a CDS encoding VC0807 family protein produces the protein MSAQPTQATQPKPPARSGGAAALGWILTIGLNVVAPIITYNQLHDHGWSEFGALLVSGAWPVLDSAISLAWRRKLDEFAIVTLVFLVITAVVSLVGAHSARALLIKDSGVTGLFGALCLATLLAPRPLMFYFGRKFATDGTPESTAWWNGLWQFDGFRRTMTVMTTVWGVAYLAEAAVRVVLAYLLPTDTMVVVSPVLIYGTLGLLALWTARYAKRSQAAGERRAAEAAEAEARAQAEARARAEAQAQA, from the coding sequence TTGTCCGCTCAACCAACGCAGGCGACGCAGCCCAAGCCTCCGGCCCGTTCGGGCGGCGCCGCCGCTCTCGGCTGGATTCTGACCATCGGCCTCAACGTGGTCGCGCCGATCATCACGTACAACCAGCTGCACGACCACGGCTGGAGTGAGTTCGGCGCCCTGCTGGTCAGCGGCGCATGGCCGGTGCTCGACAGTGCGATCAGCCTGGCCTGGCGCCGCAAGCTGGACGAATTCGCCATCGTCACCCTGGTGTTCCTGGTGATCACGGCGGTCGTCTCGCTCGTCGGCGCGCACTCGGCGCGCGCGCTGCTGATCAAGGACTCCGGGGTGACCGGGCTGTTCGGGGCGCTCTGCCTCGCCACCCTGCTCGCGCCGCGGCCGCTGATGTTCTACTTCGGCCGCAAGTTCGCCACCGACGGCACTCCCGAGAGCACCGCCTGGTGGAACGGCCTGTGGCAGTTCGACGGCTTCCGCCGCACGATGACCGTCATGACCACGGTGTGGGGCGTGGCCTACCTCGCGGAGGCCGCGGTACGGGTCGTCCTGGCGTACCTGCTGCCCACCGACACCATGGTGGTCGTCAGCCCGGTCCTGATCTACGGGACGCTGGGCCTGCTGGCCCTGTGGACCGCGCGCTATGCGAAGCGCTCGCAGGCGGCCGGCGAGCGGCGCGCCGCCGAGGCGGCCGAGGCCGAGGCCCGCGCCCAAGCCGAGGCCCGCGCCCGGGCCGAGGCGCAGGCGCAGGCCTGA